In Chryseobacterium shigense, the following proteins share a genomic window:
- the lpdA gene encoding dihydrolipoyl dehydrogenase: MNYDIIVIGSGPGGYVTAIRAAQLGFKTAIIEKENLGGICLNWGCIPTKALLKSAQVFHYINHAEDYGLNKVEASFEFPNVIQRSRGVAGKMSKGIEFLMKKNKIDVILGTAKVQKGKKVSVTDKDGKVTEYAAENIIIATGARSRELPNLPQDGKKVIGYRQALSLPEQPKSMIVVGSGAIGVEFADFYNTMGTKVTVVEFMPNIVPVEDEEISKHLEKSLKKTGIEIMTNASVESVDTSGEGVKATVKTANGNITLEADILLSAVGIAANIENIGLEEVGIQTDKGRVLVNEWYETSVPGYYAIGDIIPTQALAHVASAEGITCVEKIKGMHVEKIDYGNIPGCTYCHPEVASVGLTEKQAKEKGYEIKVGKFPLSASGKATANGNTDGFIKVIFDAKYGEWLGCHMIGEGVTDMVAEAVVARKLETTGHEIIKSIHPHPTVSEAIMEAAAAAYGEVIHI; this comes from the coding sequence ATGAACTACGATATCATTGTCATCGGAAGCGGTCCTGGCGGTTATGTTACTGCGATCAGAGCAGCACAATTGGGTTTCAAAACTGCAATTATCGAGAAAGAAAATTTAGGAGGTATCTGCCTGAACTGGGGATGTATTCCTACAAAAGCTTTACTGAAGTCTGCCCAGGTTTTTCATTATATCAACCATGCTGAAGACTATGGCCTGAATAAAGTGGAAGCCAGCTTTGAATTTCCAAACGTGATTCAGAGAAGCCGTGGCGTAGCCGGCAAAATGAGCAAAGGAATTGAATTCCTTATGAAGAAAAACAAGATCGATGTGATTCTTGGTACAGCTAAAGTTCAGAAAGGTAAAAAAGTTTCTGTTACAGATAAAGACGGTAAAGTAACCGAATATGCAGCGGAAAATATCATTATTGCAACCGGGGCACGTTCAAGAGAACTTCCTAACCTTCCTCAGGATGGTAAAAAAGTAATCGGGTACAGACAGGCATTATCTCTTCCTGAACAGCCAAAATCTATGATCGTTGTAGGTTCAGGTGCTATTGGGGTAGAATTTGCCGATTTCTACAATACAATGGGAACTAAAGTAACCGTTGTAGAGTTTATGCCGAACATTGTTCCTGTAGAAGATGAAGAAATTTCTAAGCATTTAGAAAAGTCTCTTAAAAAGACAGGAATCGAGATCATGACAAATGCTTCTGTAGAAAGTGTTGACACAAGCGGAGAAGGGGTGAAAGCCACTGTAAAAACAGCTAACGGAAACATTACCCTTGAAGCTGATATTTTACTTTCTGCCGTAGGTATCGCGGCCAATATCGAAAACATCGGATTGGAAGAAGTAGGAATCCAGACAGATAAAGGAAGAGTTTTAGTAAACGAATGGTACGAAACTTCAGTTCCGGGTTACTATGCAATCGGAGATATTATTCCTACCCAGGCTTTGGCACACGTTGCTTCTGCTGAAGGAATTACTTGTGTTGAAAAAATCAAAGGAATGCACGTTGAAAAGATCGATTACGGTAATATTCCGGGATGTACATACTGTCACCCTGAAGTAGCATCTGTAGGTCTTACAGAAAAGCAGGCAAAAGAAAAAGGATACGAAATCAAAGTAGGGAAATTCCCGCTTTCCGCAAGTGGTAAAGCAACTGCTAACGGAAATACGGACGGTTTCATCAAAGTTATTTTCGATGCCAAATACGGTGAGTGGTTAGGATGTCATATGATTGGTGAAGGAGTTACAGATATGGTTGCAGAAGCGGTAGTTGCCAGAAAACTGGAGACTACAGGTCATGAGATCATCAAATCTATCCACCCGCACCCAACAGTTTCTGAAGCTATTATGGAGGCTGCTGCTGCTGCTTACGGAGAAGTAATCCACATCTAA
- a CDS encoding T9SS type A sorting domain-containing protein yields MKKYLLSILFISSLIFSQALHTENFENYSIGAFNNWTIINYSSGTPNIPAAYRPPVLQVSQGNGGQGKILKITTPNNQFMDRYEIKNTGNLGTLWSGRQSGNNVLRVKFQLYTKDIKSDITIGLYDSQKRMIVGLTIGLEGRIIDGYARATKKVDNTVDYYKVSLLNNQFNPPNVLQDIVYTYDYDTGKVTIEGPYGIGVLDAANTQYNPIPNQEIFEHRMYFSFLSGVQNGVMLLDNYQIEALPFSALSTIDHKSEDQTFKIYPNPSNDYINVSYPNIKNIQFLQIFDMNGRLIDNPVASSKINISGLPTGNFILKVLTKDGNIFTEKFIKK; encoded by the coding sequence ATGAAAAAATATTTACTTTCAATACTATTTATAAGCAGTTTAATTTTCTCTCAAGCATTGCATACAGAGAACTTTGAAAATTATAGTATTGGAGCATTCAATAATTGGACTATCATAAATTATTCAAGTGGAACTCCTAATATTCCTGCAGCTTACAGACCTCCAGTTTTGCAAGTTTCTCAAGGTAATGGAGGACAAGGTAAAATTCTTAAAATAACGACACCTAACAATCAGTTTATGGATCGTTATGAAATAAAAAATACCGGTAATTTGGGGACTTTATGGTCAGGTAGACAATCAGGAAATAATGTTTTAAGAGTTAAATTCCAATTATATACTAAAGATATTAAATCCGATATTACTATTGGTCTTTATGATAGTCAAAAAAGAATGATTGTTGGTTTAACTATTGGTCTAGAAGGAAGAATAATAGATGGATATGCAAGAGCTACCAAGAAAGTCGATAACACAGTGGACTATTATAAAGTTTCATTATTAAACAATCAATTTAATCCACCAAATGTTTTACAAGATATAGTATATACCTATGACTATGATACAGGTAAAGTTACTATAGAGGGACCATATGGAATAGGTGTATTGGATGCTGCAAACACTCAGTATAATCCAATACCTAACCAGGAAATTTTTGAGCATAGAATGTATTTTAGCTTTTTAAGTGGAGTACAAAATGGAGTTATGCTTTTAGATAATTATCAGATTGAAGCACTTCCATTTTCAGCGTTAAGTACTATTGATCATAAATCAGAAGATCAGACCTTTAAAATTTATCCCAATCCATCAAACGATTATATTAATGTAAGTTATCCAAATATCAAAAATATACAGTTTTTGCAAATTTTTGATATGAATGGAAGATTGATTGATAATCCGGTTGCTTCTTCTAAAATTAATATATCTGGTCTTCCAACAGGAAATTTCATTTTGAAAGTTTTAACTAAAGATGGTAATATTTTTACAGAAAAGTTTATAAAGAAGTAG